Proteins encoded within one genomic window of Argiope bruennichi chromosome 7, qqArgBrue1.1, whole genome shotgun sequence:
- the LOC129975471 gene encoding uncharacterized protein LOC129975471, translating to MNEFPTTYRLNTVTYGTKSAPFLAIRCLKQLALDEAKKFPLASQVTLTDVYMDDFVSGATTLKAAPELQRQLIHMLQTCGMELHKWTSNSSELINNSSEETNQQYFLVHRHFSVKALGLNWQPKEDYFLFKVDLKIKPFYTKRDVLSVIARLYDPLGLVGPVITKAKIFMQKLWIQQLNWEDTLPQSIQPEWSIFVTSLKVIENLKIPRYILTESYERTVIVGYADASEAAFGAVVYMKSIMEDGTAVNKLIASKSRVAPIKVISIPRLELSACLLLSQLIGRIRPSLQIRISEIICYTDSTIALAWIKTPPYKLKTFVVTRVSKIQILTENFQWKHISSELNPADMISRGLNPHELLTNDLWWCGPDYLPDSKKHSNVELDESAISDEQYLTELKSQSNISLSSVNNISFLEDFLAIRANKELKKLASLVNFPDEILSKFLAMENISWKFLPPRASNFGGLWESGVKSFKHHLTRTVADAKLF from the exons ATGAATGAGTTTCCAACTACTTATCGTCTTAACACTGTCACTTACGGCACAAAATCGGCTCCATTCTTGGCCATTCGTTGCTTGAAGCAACTCGCTTTGGATGAAGCGAAAAAATTTCCTTTAGCTTCACAAGTTACACTAACAGATGTGTATATGGACGATTTTGTCTCGGGTGCTACTACTTTAAAAGCAGCTCCGGAATTACAAAGGCAGTTGATACACATGTTGCAAACTTGTGGCATGGAGCTTCATAAATGGACTTCAAATTCATCTGAACTCATAAACAATAGCTCTGAGGAAACTAACCAACAATATTTTCTCGTTCATCGACATTTTTCAGTAAAAGCCTTGGGTCTGAATTGGCAAccaaaagaagattattttctctttaaggtAGACTTAAAGATCAAGCCTTTCTACACTAAAAGAGACGTGTTATCAGTTATCGCTCGTTTGTATGATCCATTAGGTCTCGTTGGTCCTGTTATCACAAAGgccaaaatttttatgcaaaaattatggaTCCAACAATTGAACTGGGAAGATACTCTCCCTCAGTCAATTCAGCCAGAATGGTCGATTTTTGTGACATCTTTGAAAGTCATCGAAAATCTCAAAATTCCTAGATATATCTTGACAGAATCTTATGAAAGAACTGTTATAGTAGGTTATGCTGATGCTTCTGAAGCTGCTTTCGGAGCGGTAGTTTATATGAAATCTATTATGGAAGATGGCACAGCTGTCAATAAACTTATTGCCAGTAAATCAAGAGTCGCTCCCATTAAAGTAATTTCGATCCCTCGTTTGGAGTTGTCAGCGTGTCTCCTTTTGTCGCAGTTGATAGGAAGAATTCGTCCTTCTCTTCAGATACGAATCAGTGAAATAATCTGTTACACAGATTCAACCATTGCACTTGCCTGGATAAAGACACCTCCatataaactaaaaacttttgtTGTTACTCGGGTATCAAAGATACAAATTCTCACAGAAAACTTCCAGTGGAAACATATTTCTTCCGAACTTAATCCTGCAGATATGATATCTAGAGGTTTGAACCCTCATGAACTCTTAACCAACGACTTATGGTGGTGTGGTCCTGACTATTTACCGGACTCTAAAAAACATTCTAATGTTGAACTTGATGAGTCTGCAATTTCAGATGAACAATATCTGACTGAACTTAAATCACAGTCAAACATTAGTTTATCTTCtgtaaacaatatttcatttcttgaggATTTTTTAGCCATAA GAGCcaacaaagaattgaaaaaactCGCTTCACTTGTTAATTTTCCTGATGAAATTTTATCCAAGTTTTTGGCAATGGAAAATATCTCCTGGAAATTTCTTCCCCCTCGGGCCTCTAATTTCGGAGGACTCTGGGAGTCTGGAGTTAAATCCTTCAAGCATCATCTAACAAGAACTGTTgctgatgcaaaattattttaa